A single window of Granulicella sibirica DNA harbors:
- the nadA gene encoding quinolinate synthase NadA, with protein sequence MSSVDVTIQTILSAGSTGVSGSPFATRSTCNSRLADAPWQFDVLPPSYGPGSSENDSIPANSPRQGQLPQEYRDASPQELDLRIRAAKHALGERAVVLGHFYQRDEVIQYADFVGDSFQLAQAAKTCPNAEAIIFCGVHFMAETADMLSRVDQSVILPNLAAGCSMADMADIDSVSECWEQLEEIYGTEADADGRVPVIPVTYMNSSAALKAFCGERGGVVCTSSNAAVVLQWAFERGQRVLFFPDQHLGRNTAKKMGVPLAQMPTWDPRKPMGGNTAATLESAKVLLWHGFCSVHKRFSVAQIEQARKDYPGVRVIVHPECPMEVVDAADAAGSTDFIVKAVAAAPAGSTFAIGTEINLVQRLGGQYPQHTIFCLDPVICPCSTMYRIHPGYLAWVLEAFERGDVLNQITVPESIAVPARVALERMLALAPATVAVKA encoded by the coding sequence ATGTCATCTGTTGACGTGACGATTCAGACGATTCTCAGTGCGGGTTCCACTGGCGTTTCGGGCTCGCCGTTCGCGACGCGCAGCACATGCAATTCGCGGCTGGCGGACGCGCCGTGGCAGTTCGATGTGCTTCCCCCGAGCTACGGGCCAGGATCGTCGGAGAACGATTCGATTCCCGCGAACTCACCGCGCCAAGGGCAGCTTCCGCAGGAGTATCGTGACGCCTCGCCGCAGGAACTGGATCTGCGCATTCGTGCAGCCAAGCATGCGCTCGGCGAACGGGCGGTCGTCCTCGGGCACTTTTATCAGCGGGACGAGGTCATTCAGTACGCCGACTTTGTCGGCGATTCGTTCCAGTTGGCGCAGGCTGCCAAGACCTGCCCGAACGCCGAGGCGATCATCTTCTGTGGTGTCCACTTCATGGCCGAGACGGCCGACATGCTCTCGCGGGTTGACCAATCGGTGATCCTGCCGAATCTGGCTGCGGGATGCTCGATGGCCGATATGGCCGACATTGATTCCGTCTCCGAGTGCTGGGAGCAGCTTGAGGAGATCTACGGGACCGAGGCCGACGCTGACGGCAGGGTGCCAGTGATTCCGGTCACCTACATGAACTCATCGGCAGCGCTGAAGGCCTTTTGCGGCGAGCGTGGCGGCGTCGTCTGCACTTCGTCCAATGCGGCGGTCGTTTTGCAATGGGCGTTTGAGCGCGGGCAAAGGGTGTTGTTCTTCCCGGACCAGCATCTCGGGCGCAATACGGCGAAGAAAATGGGTGTTCCGCTCGCGCAGATGCCGACTTGGGATCCGCGCAAGCCGATGGGCGGCAATACCGCTGCAACGCTCGAATCGGCGAAGGTGCTTCTGTGGCACGGCTTCTGCTCCGTGCATAAGCGGTTCAGCGTGGCCCAGATCGAGCAGGCGCGTAAGGATTATCCCGGCGTGCGCGTGATTGTGCATCCGGAGTGCCCGATGGAAGTCGTCGATGCAGCCGACGCTGCAGGCTCGACCGACTTCATCGTCAAGGCAGTAGCCGCTGCCCCCGCCGGTTCAACGTTCGCCATCGGCACCGAAATTAATCTCGTCCAGCGTCTCGGCGGGCAGTATCCGCAGCACACGATCTTCTGCCTCGACCCCGTGATCTGCCCCTGCTCGACCATGTACCGCATTCATCCCGGCTATCTGGCGTGGGTGCTCGAGGCCTTTGAGCGCGGCGACGTTCTGAACCAGATCACTGTGCCCGAATCGATCGCTGTCCCGGCGCGCGTCGCGCTCGAACGCATGCTCGCGCTTGCCCCGGCGACGGTGGCGGTGAAGGCTTGA